The following proteins are co-located in the Candidatus Competibacteraceae bacterium genome:
- the rplN gene encoding 50S ribosomal protein L14, whose protein sequence is MIQMQTMLDVADNSGARRLMCIKVLGGSHRRYAHIGDVIKVSVKDAIPRGKVSKGEVYNAVVVRTRKGVRRPDGSLIRFDGNAAVLLNNKLEPIGTRIFGPVTRELRGERFMKIISLAPEVL, encoded by the coding sequence ATGATTCAGATGCAAACGATGTTGGATGTCGCCGACAACAGCGGCGCCCGCCGGCTGATGTGCATCAAGGTGCTGGGAGGGTCCCACCGCCGGTACGCGCATATTGGTGATGTCATCAAGGTCAGCGTCAAGGACGCGATTCCTCGCGGCAAGGTCAGCAAGGGCGAAGTTTATAACGCCGTGGTGGTCCGCACCCGCAAGGGCGTACGGCGGCCAGACGGTTCGCTGATCCGTTTCGACGGCAATGCCGCGGTGCTGCTCAACAACAAGCTGGAACCGATCGGTACCCGTATCTTCGGGCCAGTGACCCGCGAGTTGCGCGGCGAGCGGTTCATGAAAATTATTTCCCTGGCGCCGGAAGTGCTGTGA
- the rplX gene encoding 50S ribosomal protein L24, with amino-acid sequence MRRIRKDDEVIVIAGKDKGRHGKVMRVVNDDRVLVAGVNLIKRHTKPNPSRGVAGGIVEREAAIHSSNVLLFNPATKKGDRVGFRILEDGRKVRYFKSNNEVVDA; translated from the coding sequence ATGCGCAGAATTCGAAAAGACGATGAAGTGATCGTCATCGCCGGTAAGGACAAGGGTCGGCACGGCAAAGTGATGCGAGTGGTGAACGACGACCGTGTGCTTGTGGCCGGTGTGAACCTGATCAAGCGGCACACCAAGCCCAACCCATCTCGCGGTGTGGCTGGCGGCATCGTCGAGCGTGAAGCGGCGATTCATAGCTCTAATGTACTGTTGTTCAATCCGGCCACCAAGAAAGGCGACCGGGTCGGGTTCCGGATCCTGGAGGACGGCCGCAAGGTGCGCTACTTCAAATCCAATAATGAAGTCGTGGATGCCTGA
- the rpsH gene encoding 30S ribosomal protein S8 → MSMTDPIADMLTRIRNAQRAAKAQVGMPASKLKAAIAQVLRDEGYISDFAITQIAPSKAELTITLKYFEGRPVIDRIERVSRTSRRVFRGKDELPKVMGGWGVAIVSTSKGLMSDRAARAAGHGGEVLCLVA, encoded by the coding sequence ATGAGCATGACAGATCCCATCGCGGATATGCTGACACGCATCCGTAATGCCCAACGTGCGGCCAAGGCTCAGGTTGGTATGCCGGCCTCCAAGCTGAAGGCGGCGATCGCCCAAGTGCTGCGCGACGAGGGTTACATCAGCGATTTCGCGATCACGCAAATCGCTCCCAGCAAGGCTGAATTGACCATTACCCTCAAGTATTTCGAGGGCCGGCCGGTGATCGATCGGATCGAGCGGGTCAGCCGTACCAGCCGACGGGTGTTCCGCGGCAAGGATGAACTGCCCAAGGTGATGGGCGGTTGGGGCGTGGCCATCGTGTCCACCTCCAAGGGATTGATGAGCGACCGCGCGGCCCGCGCCGCCGGCCACGGCGGCGAAGTATTGTGTCTCGTGGCGTAA
- the rpsN gene encoding 30S ribosomal protein S14, with product MAKLSMINREAKRVRTVEQYAARRAALKETIRDPASSDEQRREAQKRLQVLPRDASPVRLHNRCRLTGRSHGFYRKFGLGRNKLREATMRGDVPGLRKASW from the coding sequence GTGGCAAAACTGAGCATGATCAACCGCGAGGCCAAACGAGTTCGTACCGTAGAGCAGTATGCCGCCAGGCGTGCCGCGCTCAAGGAAACGATTCGCGATCCAGCCAGCAGCGACGAGCAACGGCGGGAGGCGCAAAAGCGGCTGCAGGTCTTGCCACGCGATGCAAGCCCGGTACGGCTGCACAACCGTTGCCGATTGACCGGCCGGTCGCATGGCTTCTATCGCAAATTCGGTCTGGGTCGCAATAAGCTGCGGGAAGCCACGATGCGTGGTGACGTGCCGGGCTTGCGCAAGGCCAGCTGGTGA
- the rplE gene encoding 50S ribosomal protein L5, which yields MARLQHYYRETVMLRLREQFSYQNVMEVPRITKITLNMGVGEAVADKKVMEHATSHLAQIAGQKPIVTLSRKSIAGFKIRAGWPIGCKVTLRRDRMYEFLDRLVNVAIPRIRDFRGFSARAFDGRGNYSLGVREQIIFPEIDYDKIDAIRGLDITITTTARTDEEGRALLAAFNFPFRN from the coding sequence ATGGCCCGACTGCAACACTATTATCGCGAAACGGTGATGCTGCGGTTGCGCGAGCAATTCAGCTATCAGAATGTCATGGAAGTGCCACGCATCACCAAGATTACCCTGAACATGGGGGTTGGCGAGGCGGTCGCCGACAAGAAGGTGATGGAGCACGCGACCAGCCACTTGGCTCAGATCGCCGGACAGAAACCGATCGTCACCCTGTCGCGCAAGTCCATCGCCGGCTTCAAGATTCGAGCCGGTTGGCCAATCGGCTGCAAGGTGACGCTGCGACGCGACCGGATGTACGAGTTCCTGGATCGGTTGGTGAATGTGGCCATCCCGCGCATTCGCGACTTCCGCGGGTTCAGCGCCCGTGCTTTCGACGGTCGCGGCAACTATAGCTTGGGTGTGCGCGAGCAGATCATTTTTCCCGAGATCGACTACGACAAGATCGATGCTATCCGCGGTCTGGATATCACGATCACCACGACCGCGCGGACCGACGAAGAAGGGCGCGCGCTACTGGCCGCGTTCAATTTCCCGTTTCGGAACTGA